GTTTCAACGAAGAAAGCGAAAGAGCTTTGGCGACCGAAATATTTTGGAATATCTTCGGAGCCCTCGACTATGCAGGCCACACTCGTCGATTTGTTTTGCTCCTGGTGGCCACAGAGATGGCAGCTAAGCTGACGCGGTTCTTGTGGTCACTGTCTCGGTGTCGCGAGGTCCTTCGATGGTTTTAGGTGTGCTTTTCTTCAACGCTGCATGTGTTTTTCCTCTCACGTTGATCATTATGTAAGCCTCTTAgatgttttgttttctctcttcttcttttcttgtttttgcgCGAAAGAGCTTGTGTAAATCTCGACTCTTAATTAGTAAGTAGATTTTTAACACTGCCattttcgtaaaaaaaagaCTTATTTCATTTAGTTTGAGGAAGTCTTCGACCAGTAATTACTCCATCACACTTGGattatgtgatacaaatcgTAATCAtaattaagtactccctccgttcactAAAAGCACGACAAgtatttgcactaaaaccacgacaaatatttaggaacggaaggagtagttttgaatttgaatataAATACAATGTTaccaattttatttcacagAAATTAAATACGCCAAGAATTGAAATACGCCAATGGTATCAATTTTAAAGGAAACGAAATACGCCATAGTTGAAACACAGGGAGTCGAAGGCTAAAAGTTTACAAAGTTTCGTTTGAGAACGGGAGTTATGTTCGCTGCTCAGTACGCGTTTTCGTCGACTGGATCAACGGAGATCGGACGGTCCGCAATGGCCGACTCGCTCGGCTCCACGTCCCAACGTGGCAGCTGAAGAACGGAACGGAttcctctcttttcttctgaTGAAACCGGATACGTCATGAACAATTGATCCTGGAAGAACAAACACATCAGGATTCGCGACCAAGGAACACAGAATCCGGACCGAAATGCTCATATATTTCACCCTGAACGCAGAATCCGGTCCGAAATAAACCCGGCCTGGAGTATATATATTGCTGCTGCTCGGCGAGGCGTCGCCACGTGTCGTTCGCTttcgcgcgcccgcgccctccCAGCTCCAAACTCTCAAAACCTCGAAAGCTCCACGCTCTCGTCTCGTCCATGGCCGCGCTCATCTGCGCCTCCTGGGCAGCAGCACCTCCCGCGCCAAACGCTGCCGCGTCCcggggcgccgccgtcgcgcgccCGGCTCGCGTGACCCTGCAGGCTTCCCGTGccccctcgccggcgccgccgctgaggATCCAGCGCCGCCCTCGCGCCGCGTCGATCCTCTCCCGGTGCCACAAGGGGCCCGATCATCGCCAGGAGCCTGAGCCGGAGCTGGAGCCAGAGGACGCCGGTCCCAACGCGCCAGTAAGTAATTAAGCTTGCGAGCTTCCGCCTTGATTTCCTCTGTCCCCCACTCCCGCGTGATTTTCCATATATGTCCCGACTCGACCGGTAATTGccccttttcttcttcttgttcttccccaGGGTGCGAGCTTGGAGAGCGACGTATTGGCCGACTTCCGCGAGAGGTTAGACAAGTACCGAGCTGAGTACAGGGCCTCGCTGGGTCTGGCACCGATTGCTGCTTTATCAGTAATGGATCTCTTTAGTTCCATCTATTCTGTTTTTAATTGCTATGCAATTCGTTCCTTTAAGTAATCAAGTAGCATCTCAAAGTAATGCATGGCAATAGATAGAGCCATAGGGGTTATGCGATGTCGCTGCAAGCGACCAAATTTTGAGAGTCCAGTTAAGCCATAGAGGAGGGGCTGGTAATTAATCGAATGTCAGTGCGTAGTATCACGTTAGACTTGTATGGACGATCAAAACAAGATTAATTGGAGAAGGCAGCGAAAAcatgtactccgtagtagtGCTACTATTGATCAGTCAAGTTTCATCATAAGAGACTCGCTACTGTTGGCAGTTCTTTTTTATTCCTGGatttcttatttttgtttctaacTTCCCattgttgattttgtttgaaAAGCGTGTGCCGCCCGACATGTTTCGTAAGCAGAAGGATGAGATTCTTGGCCACATACGGGAGATCCATCGTAAGCAGAAGGATGAGATTTTTGGCCACACACGGGAGATCCGTAGTTCCAATCCTGACATTCCGGTTAGTCTCGATCACACCTGTCATACAGTATACGTGTTAACGTGGCCAACCGTGTGAAAGGTTCCTGTTATTGTATTACTTAGTGCACGTAAGAATTAGTGGTGAAAAACAATGAATGTGGTAAACTAAACTTGGTTGTCCTTTTACTTACTTGTCTAGTTAAGTAACTTTATGAAATTTGACCTAGGACAAAACTATAACATCTTATAATTTGGAACAGAAGGAATGGAAGATTATCATGTTCTGAGATTTATTCTGGATTTCCGAGGAGCAGCATTTCGAATAATAAGaataaatttcataaaaccaCACTTTCCTACCCACTTGTCTTGCAGAACCACACTTGTTAATTTGTCCGTTGCGTCAAAACCATTCGGACAAAATGTAACAGTAAACCCAAAACACACGGTTTAGTGAACTTGACGGGATTTCCGACAGCTGGGTCAGTCGCCACGTCGGATCCGATCCGGCCCGACCCGACCCATTACCCTCCCACTCCCTGCCTCCCCGTCCCATGGCCGGACTCGGGGAAGATGGCGACGCATGGTGACTTGGCCTTGCTGCCGAGATCCGTGGAGGCGCGGCGAATCCAGCGGCGTGGTCAAGGAGGCGAGGTGAGGACAGAGGCGGCCGGTCGACGGCATGCTTGCGGCGGCAAGCGAGCTTGACGGCGCGGGAGAGATTGGGGCGGCCAGAGtcgagggaggaggcggcgccgtgCTCGCAGCTTCGCAGCGGAGCTGGTGGTGCGGACGGAGAGGCGGGGGACGCAGGGAACCAGTAGCGCACGAAGCGGCGGCGCTCCTgccggagttggggaagaagagcgGCGTCAGGCGAGGGGATGGCAGAGCAGATCGCGGACCCAACGTTCAGCGAGATGGCGGAGCAGCTGCAGACAGCAGCAGCTCAAGGCCCGCGTCGCCGACATGAAGGAGGACCCGTCGTCCATGAACGAGATCGAGTCTGGTGACCCCTTGTAAGCCCCATCGATCCACAACACCAATATCCATCGATCAAAGGTGAGCTTCAGTGATTCGCTGCTAATGAATCAAGCTAGCACGCCTTCAACTAGATCAATCCACACCTGGACGGGAAGACCGGCGGGGAACCGGGGAGTAAATAGAGATGGGGAATTTTGCGGGGAGAGAGAGCGGAGCAGGTGGGTTATCCGGTTACTAACGGGTCGGGTCAGATCCGATTATTTGTCTGACAGATGGGCCAGACATGTCAGAAATCCCATCAAGTTCACTAACCCGTGTGTTTTGGGCTTGATGGCACAGCGAACAAATTAGCGacaagtgtggttctgtgagacAAGTGACTAgaaaagtgtggttttctaaaatttactcgaataataataataatttgaCGAGCATgctttatgaatacattgttCAATCTTTATCCGTTTGTGATTGTAGAATCTAATGGCCAACATGATATCACTGGCGGTATGTGAGAATGCACAGTCAGCTCTGGATTTAGCGTCCACGGTCATGGTAATAAGTGCTAACTAAATTACTTTGTATTCTTTTCTTTACATACCGTACATTACTGCATCTAGTGCATTCTTGCgttctttattttttacttGCGGCTGTTGAATGACTCCAACTGTATCAAATTCAACTTTGTACAATCCAATCCAGGAAATCTCAACATTAGGCATCCGTTCAACAGAAATTTCTCAACATACAACCAACCAGGTAACTTTCGCTATAAGATtcttcttttatgtgtttttcagGAATAAACATGGACATTCATTTTTCTCTCCCGAAAAGGTGGTAAACACCCCCGCCTTCTGTATCAATTGATGCAATGGTAGACGCCATATAGTGATCATTTTCAAAATACATATGGTTAGGATGTACGCAACTATCTTTTGTAACGCTGCCGAGGAAGCCTGCCATGAGGTGTTCCAGGTGGACACAGTTCTTTCGTTTCTTGGGGCCCTTGGATCTTTAGGGGCAATTGCTCATATCTTGGTTCAAGATAATATGGATAAACCGGAAGGAGGTCCTTTGAAAAATAAGATTAACCACCATCAGATAGAAACGGATTACCACAAGTTTAATAATAAGATGGGTCTTTTGAAAGAGAGATTCATGCTGGGTGCACCAACTGGCGCACACAAGGTACACTTCTTTTTGGCCCATTGATATTTCCCCACATTATTTTGGCTATACAGGGCACATCTTTTTGTGCCTGCATATTTTTTCCAACTTCCAATACTGTATATTTTTGTTCAAACAGATGATGAGCCAGATACTCGGGAATGGTTCAATTCTTGCAGAATCATATGTTTCCAAACTGATCCAAGATGCATTACCTCGTGATTGAGGTGATTAAATTGAGTTGCAGTCTTGCAGATGGCCTTTGCTATAATTATGAATTGCAACTAATTAATCACCACCATGTTGTGCAGGCAAAAAAGCTGTTGTGTATGTTTAATCATCTGCGTCTGCCGGCCTCTTCTTGGTGCGAAAGCCTTGCGCATAGTACTTGGGGGAGAGGAATCTTCTTTGGTCGAGTCTTTGGGTGTTCCAATGGCTCCTTTGCTCTGGCAGCGTCAGAAGAGAAATATCCCCAAAAAATAAAGTAGGATGTCGACATTGTAAAGGATAAATAATAGTGTTCAATGATTTGTCTGATTAGTAATTTAGTTGTATTTGTTTTACCATGAGAAATATGGCTTGTTCAAGAGTTACTCAACTCTAAAAAAGTTTACTTTTGTACTTttatctcttttcttttgctagACATTTCATCTCTGTCAGAACTGAAACAAATGGTCCTTTGACCCAAAGGAATACCTGTGCTTAAAGTGTTTTAGTTTCATTTAAACGTTGGGAGTATTCAAATAAATTCAACTTGAATGTcagtcaaaaaagaaaaaggctgcCTACTTTTTCgtcagccagccagccagagCATCCTCCCTCGCCCGCCCTGCGCCCCTGCCCGCCTATATAAAGCCCACAAGGACACCCATGGCCTCGCCTCATGTCTCCACTCTCCAGTTCCTCCCACATCGTGCACCATGGCGGCTTCGCTCGGCTGCATCCTCGGCGCCACCGCCCTCCGCCCGACCTCGCTCGTCGGCCATGGCTCGGAGATGGTGCTGGTTTGTCTCCCGGCCGGCCGCGACGCCGGACTGGGGTTCCCGGAGTCCATGCGCCTGGTATGTAACCATGCAGTCTTTCcgttcttgttcttggttcCAAGAGTGTTCGATTTTCTGCTCgtttctctaaaaaaatctgttcttgttcttggttcCAAGGGTGTTCGATTTTCTGCttcttttctctaaaaaaaatctgctcTTGTTCTTGGTTCTAACTTCTAAGGGTGTTCTATTTTCTGCTTCTTttctctgaaaaaaaaatctgttctAAGGGCGTTCTATTTTCTGCATCTTTTCTCTAAAACAAAACTCTGTTCTTGACTTCTTGGTAGTGCTTGGCTTCGGGGATCGCGAGGCCGACCATGATGAAGTTCTCTAAGCAGCTGGGCCAGGGTTCTGATCCGTCAGAGGTACGTAGTGCCTCATCAggtccttctttttctttaatttgcCACTTGGTTTAATTTCTGTTTGGCGTAGTTGGACGATTTCGCAGCCAAAATGGAAGAAGTGAAGGTGCTGTATGCCCGTATCATCAATGCGGCGGGACTGCCTGAAGGAGAGGAGCTTGCACAGGCAGTGACGGAGCCAGAAACCGGACAACGATAGTGCTAAGATGGGACTAATGATGCTATACTCGTAGATTTTACATACTGATGAACTAAATACTTGATGAATCCTCTTGTGAGCATCCTTGCCACGGTAGCACCGggcctggctccgcccctgtgCACAGGGCAGGCTCCAACGTCTGGCTGAAAAATTGGAGGGCTTGCTGCTCCAGGTGGTGGGCCGCCTCAATCCTGCGCCGGGCTCTGATCTCTACATGGTAAACCGACCGCATATGTTCTTCGGCCTTAAATTCATTCTTGGGCTTCTTTGGACCGAAAATTGACCTTTCTTAATCCCACACAGGCCCTGTGGATCACGGCCGTCAAGTTCGCTGGGGTGACCGTGTCGGCCCGGGCCAAGTGCGCGCTGTGGGGTTTCGCCAACTCGCTCTACACCGAGCTAGACGTCCTTCGCAGCGTCGTCTCTTCCACCACCGACCGTCCTCTGCCGTGCAAGAGAGCTGACTTGGACTTCGGACACATGGAGATTGCTGATCCGGAGGTATCTAGATTTGGGTCTTTTTCTCCCTTCCCATGCATCGTTGCATCAAAATCAAGTTGCttttttagtgtttttttttttctaatatgCTTGCTGTTCTCGCAATTTCCTTAGGTGGCTCTTCTGGCACTGCTCGGGACACACCTTGCCATGGTCCAGGTTGACATCGAAGCCTTGATGGAGTAGACAGGGTATGGGGTCCGTAGAATCCTCGagtttccttttcttgcttGTGATCCCGCCGCGCCGAGGACGCGTCCTCCAGTCTTAACGGATATTGGTGTCGTCATCATGTTCTGTTTTTGAGTTCGTTTTCTGCAAACGCCGCCGGGGACGCGTCCTCCCATCTGATGTTATAGATTCTGAAACTGAACGGTACCATTTGCTGCAATGTTAGTTAATTTTGTCATCTTATTATCGGAAGATTGTATCAGAAATATATTGTGCCTTGGCTGCTTGGCGTCATGGACAGCGTGCAGGCAATGCAATTTCACATTAGACTTTGCATATACAACTTCATGATCTGGGTTTTTTAATTGTTTGGTTATTTCCAGTTGAACTTGTGTTTTAGACCCTGTTTAAGAGAATAGGATGACCCTGTTTTATGAGTAAAACTAGCTATGCTGAAAACGGTATATGAGCGCTCTTGCTTATTCATCTTAACGAAGTTTGACAGCATTTctactgcagcagcagcctcaCCTCTTTGCCACATGCCTTCTTTATTTGGGTCAGCAAAGTACATTAATTTTCATTTTCGGTTGCGCTGTTGCCTTCACATCAAATTGcttagaaaaaaacaaattacaacGAACGAGAGATCGCCCAGGCACATGTTTGGATGTTAATTTCTTTCCTCACCAACATTAGACAACTAAGAAGCGACCAAAAACTTCGCCAAAAATTTAGCTAGCCATTTCGCATGGCAAGCTTGAGCCCGAACCAAGCATATATTTCAACCAAGCAAAGATATCTTGGCAGAAAAGATTTATGATGACTGGATAAAGGATCTCAACAGGAACATGAACATAGACTGGTTCTCACAACACAGTATAGCAAAGGAGCACCTCATGATCCAGTTACATAACATCATAATCCAGTACAAAACTCAACTGTCAACTTGTGATCAACAAAAAAGACAGCAGATAATGCTGGTTTGACTCTCTAATACAGCTTTTGCTACCAGCTACAAAGGAAATACAGTTCACTACTCTTCCTTGATGGCGCCCTTATCACTCACGTAGATACCTTCCAAGAACTTCCTGGTATCCTTCTTCACATGACATTTCTGTTCCAAGTAGAAAAGGAAACCAAATGAATCATGATGCGAGGTAATCAAACAATACAACAACTGACAGTTCATGCTGCGCATTTTAACAACTCATACAGAACAAAAGGAGGTTCACAATTCAAAGGCTAGACAGTTTATGTTGTGCATTTTAAGGTAGTACAAACGACAGTGATGCAACGATTCTCACCTGGTCAATCAGAGTAGCAGATCGA
This is a stretch of genomic DNA from Brachypodium distachyon strain Bd21 chromosome 1, Brachypodium_distachyon_v3.0, whole genome shotgun sequence. It encodes these proteins:
- the LOC104582033 gene encoding uncharacterized protein LOC104582033, with protein sequence MAALICASWAAAPPAPNAAASRGAAVARPARVTLQASRAPSPAPPLRIQRRPRAASILSRCHKGPDHRQEPEPELEPEDAGPNAPGASLESDVLADFRERLDKYRAEYRASLGLAPIAALSRVPPDMFRKQKDEILGHIREIHRKQKDEIFGHTREIRSSNPDIPNLMANMISLAVCENAQSALDLASTVMEISTLGIRSTEISQHTTNQMMSQILGNGSILAESYVSKLIQDALPRD